TTCTTTACAGACAGTTCAGGCCCAAAACTCAATAGAATTCTACCTAAACTTATTCAATATTACTCAGAATCAATATGATTATATTGCTGAATTAAATCTATCCAATAAAGACCTTAGTTTTGTTTTATATCTATATTCAAATTCTGATAGATCTATAAACGAAGATGATCTGGAGTTTATAAAAAATCATAGAAATAACTTAAGCCAGCTTTCTCTTTATTTTGGAATGCCACCTATTATTTTTGAAGATGGATTAATAGAACTACATAATCAAAATCCAGGTCGTAGAAGGCTTCTCCCTACAAGTAATAGAAGAAATTTCGAAGAAAAACATACAGGAAGATATGAAGAAGAAATAATAAGGAGACGAGGTAACACATACACATATACTTATAAAAATAGTCGATATAATATTACGGAGAAAATAGAAAGTAAAAACAACAAATATGAGTACTATTACTCAGATTCTAATGTTACAGAAAAGTTAAAGGTTATATTTGCTAATAATAAATACGAATACTACTTTAAAAATCACCGCAGTGGTGAAGTTATTAGAAAAGAAGGTCGTGGTCAGAGATTGGACCCTAAGACTTTCTATAAAGAATTAGAACAAAAACAAATAAAAGAAGAACAAGAAAAAGAAAGTGGATTTAACTTTAATTTTGGTTTCGATTTTAAGTTTAATTTTTAAAATTTTAATTAAGAATAAAAAATATCCCTTCTGCTAAACACGTCAGGAGGGATTTTTTTGATATTATTTTGTCCTATTTTGCAAAATATTAACTATTTTTAGATAAGAGAATATAATATAGTAGAATTACTTCGAAAGGAGAGTTTAATATGCTTTCTCAATGCCCTCCTAATACCTTTGCTTATACTATTAGAGCAGGTGATACTTTTTACAGTATAGCCAGACGTTACAATACTACTGTATCTGCTCTAATATCTGCAAACCCTAATGTGGACTATGATAGATTGCAAGTCGGAAGAAGAATATGTGTCCCAAGACAAAGGCATTATTCACCATGTCCTGAAGGAAATTATTATACAATTAGAGCTGGTGATACCTTCTTCTCCATTGCAAGGCGATTTAATATTTCTGTCGATGATCTCAGGCAAGCAAATCCTTATTTTGATCCGGATTTTTTAAGGGTTGGAGAAGTAATATGTATTCCGGTAGCTACACCACCACCAAGATGTCCAGCTGGTTCAAGAAGATATACAATTAGACGTGGAGACACTTATTATTCAATCGCACAAAGACTAAACACCAGTGTCCAGGAACTGAAGAGGCTTAACCCAGGTATAAATCCAGAATACCTCTTAATAGGTCAAGAAATTTGTGTACCTGCTAGAAGATAAAACGTTAAACCCCCTTTTCGGGGGTTTAACTTATGCTATTTACTTAATTTCTCATGCGTATTATCTTAATTATACCTGCTGCTATTGCAATCATAGCTATTATCAAAACTATCACAACAGATATTTCAACAGGCTCTGTAGTCAACCTCCTATACACAATTCCAAAAAAAGCCCATAATCCAACAAGTCCATATATCCAATCCTTATTTTTTAGCATAAACCTAAGAATAATATATGTAGCAATAATTGTAAGAATAATCATCCAGAAAGAATCAGGAAGCCCGAAGCCCTGCCAGCCTATAGATACTAGATATACTGTCACATTGGCTACAGTTGCTATAGTTATCCATCCCACATAGATGCTAAAAGCTATTCTTGATATTATGAGCCCTGGTTCTTCTCGAGAAGCTGCATGTATTCTATAATAAAGAGTAATTAAATTAATAAGTAATAAAATCATAATTAGCAGAGAAAGGCCAATCATTAGATAATGCCAGGCAAAAATCCAGACAATATTTAGCAAAGAAGAACTTAGAAACAGATAAGATACGCGCCTGACGAAGTTTAGTTCTCTTCCTTTTATCAGATACACTAATTGGTAAGCTACAAAGACAGCCAGTAGAAAATAAATCAAACCCCATATAGCAAAGGTAAATCCAGCTGGTGTAAAAAGATTTGGATATAGTTCTGATACTTCTCCCGTAGTAATATCATTAATAGGCAAAGCATTTGCTAGATAATTAACCACTACCATAGCTATAAAGGCAAGAATATTTAAAATTACTAAAAGCTTATAATTCAAAGAAGATTTTTCATTCACCACCAACACCTCCATAATTATATATTACTATTAATATATTCATAAATTATATAAAAATTAGGATTTAAATGAAAAAATCTAAATTTTATAACTTGCTCTTCTATTAATTTCTTTTTGGAGATAATGCTTTTAATATCAAACCTGCCCCAGCTGCTGTCATACCATACATTAAAACACCTTGATATAAGGAAACCGGTCTAAAAATTATCCTTAAGCCCATTAAAATACCTAATAAAATTGTTACGATTCCAAATATAAGTAAAACCCATCCCAATATAGATTTACTATTATAAAATAAAACTCCAATTCCAAAAAGCAAAGGCAGTAAGACTAAGCCAAAAGGAGGAGTAAATCCTAATATATCCATAAGGGAAAAATTAGTCACTAAAGTTGTATTCTGCATAATTAAAAAAATTCCAATCCCAGATAGAGCCAAACCGATAATAAGATTAGTAAAAGCATTGTCACTTGAATTTGTATAATGCTCATTTAATTCGTTTTTACTCATAAAAGCATAACCCCCTATAATATCATTTAAATAGGTCAATCTAATTTATTAATTCCCTATAGTTTTCAAATTTCCTTCTTTAAAAAAAGAAAAATTTGTAATATGAATTTTTCACTTAATTGTTCTCTTCTTTATTTGTGCTTATGCCAAGCTTCTTATATATTGGACAGTATCTTGCCATTCCAGTAAAGAAAGGAATTGCCCCAGCTATTATAAGTAAGAACCTATTATCTCCTTCTACAACAAATATGAACGAAAAAAATATTAAACCCAGTATAATTCTAATTGTACGATCTATCTTTCCTACATTTTGCATCTTAATCACCTTCTTTTATTGTAAGGAAAAACCTATTTATTGAATAAACAATTCTATAATATATTATTCTACAGAGGCTTATTTAATCCTCTTTCAGATTTCCTTAATCCTAGTCAAATGAGTGTTATTAGTTATACTTACTTTTTTTATAATGAAATTTTGACAATATAAGAAAAAATGCTTATATCGATTTGATATAAGCATTTTTTCCTTTTCCATCTATTGAGGATTATACATCCCATTATTTTGCATGTAATTGAAAATACCTTCTCCATGTTGTTGTTCTTCTTTTTGTATATGATTTAAAGCGCTACGAATATTGGAATCAGTACATTCAAAAATAGCAGTATCATAAGTTCCAGATACGTATTTTTCTGTCATTAGTAGATCAGTACATAATTTAGCATCTTTTTGATTAGTCATTCCAGCTTGATTACCTTGATTTTGAGACTGATTTTGTGATTGCTGCATATTTTGCTTAGAAGCTTGATTTGAATTTTGATTTTGCATAGATTGTTGCATATTCTGATTTGATCCTTGTTGATTTCCTTGTGAGTTGCCACCTGTTTGAGGTACAGAACCACTAAGAATTTGATTGATAGTATTTAGGTGTTGTCTTTCTTGATCTGCATAGCTATTAAACAAGTTTTTTAATTCAGGGTCTTGAGCTTGTTGAGCATAATTTGTGTACTTTTCAATACATATTTCTTCATGACTTTTTTGATCTTTTAAAAGCGTTTTTTCTTTTTGTGTTAGATTCACATTGATCACCTCATATATATTTTGTGTTTTTTCATTTTTAATATACATGATTTAGGAAAAATATGAGTTATCATGCTTCAAAATATCTTTTGCAAATACTGATAATCTATCATCTGATTTTTTACTTCTTCAAAAGAACCTTCTTCTCTCACCCTATCGAGAATACTTTTCATATTCTTCATAACTCCCGAAATTAAAAGTGTTGGCAAACTTACTCTAGCTATACCTAATTCAATACAGTCATTAATAGAAAATTCATCTATATTATAAGGTAGACCTGCCGCTATACTAATAGGCCCATCAATTTCTCTTGCCAGTATCTCTATCTCACTTTTTGTTTTAACATATGCAATAAAGCATATATCTGCACCTAAATCTAAATATGTATTTGCCCTTTCAATAGCTAATCCTAGTGCTTTTTCTCTATTATCAAGACTTCTTAAAGCATCTGTTCGGGCATTCAAAACAAAGTTTTCAATACCCATCTCTTTTTTGATTTTTATGACTTCGTCTACTTTATCAGTCATTTTGTCCATTGATACAATCTTTTCAGAACAATATGGATCCCATAGAATTTGATCTTCTATATTAATACCTGCTATACCTGTTTCAATAAATTTTATTATGTTTTGTCTAAAAATATTTTTATTGCCATAACCATCTTCACCATCAGCTATCACAGGAACATCCACAGCTGCTACTATTTCTTTTGTTCGTTTAAGATTATCTTCAAGAGTCAATAATGTTTCATCCTTCAACATTTTTGAAATAGACATGCTATATCCCGAACATTGCACAGCTTTAAATCCACAAAGCTCTATCATCTTGGCTGACAATCCATCATAAGCATCAGGAACTACAAGGGTTTCACTATCATTAATCAAGGTTTTAAGTAAGTTATATTTATTCACTTAATCACTCCCCCACTATATGTACTCAAATAATCATTAAAAAACTTTCATACTTGTTTGCAAAATAAGTTTTATCCGAGAGCTAACTGCCACTAAAACTCCCACTTCTATAAGTGGGAAATAAGTGGCACTAACCTCCTGGATTCGTTTTACTAAGTTTCAGTGGGAGATAAAAAACTCCCTCTGAAACTAAGAACTCACTTTATTAAGCTTCAACAGCAATCAATTTGGTCAACTGCTTTTAGCAATAGTTCCAGGCTTTCCAGAACCTGATCTTTTTTGTTCTCAGGTAAAGAATTAAATATTATCTCAAAATATCGGTCCATGTCACTTTCTATCGTAGTGAATAATTTTTCACCGTCTTTTGATAGAGAAATTTTTATGTATCTTCGATCTTCAGGGTCAGTCCTCCGTTCTACATATCCATTTTCCACAAGACTATTTACTGTTCTACTTACTGTGCTCTTTTCTAAGTTTAGTAGTTCTGCTAATTGTTTTAATGAAATAGATTTAGCTCTACCTATCTCTACTAGTGCCTGACATTGTGCAAGCGTGATTCCACAACAACTCATTTCTTCATCTAATAGTCCAAGCTTTCTTTCAAATGATCTAATTAGCTCTCTTAGTTCAGTATGATTTTTTTTATTATTCATAATTGAATTCCTCCTAATTTCCATACTAATATAGTTCTGAATAAATTGTAACACACAATAGTTGTATGTGTCAACTATTGTGTGTTACTTGTTAATCATATCATCTTTACTTCCAGAGATACTATATAATCTTACTTAGGCCTCATGGATGACCTAAAGGACAGGCCCAGGCAGTTTACCCTGGGATAAATTTGCCATTTTTTTATTGTCCATCTCATTCACAAATGTTATAATAATACTGAAAGCATCGGTCAGAAGCTTAAAGTGATTAAATTATAGAAAAGTAAGTTATAGACTTTATCAAATTTATTAAAGATGAGTATTGAGATCAAAAAAAGGAGGGCGAAAATGGCGGTAATTAAAGCCAGTAATTTAAAGAAAAATTTTGGAAAAGCAAAAGCTCTGGATGGTGTTGATTTAGAGGTAAACAAGGGTGAAATTTACGGATTTATCGGTCCTAATGGAGCTGGTAAGACTACAACTATTCGCATCTTACTGGGAATTATAAAAGCTGATGAAGGTTATGCAAGTATTTTTGGCAAAGATGCCTGGAATGACGCTGTGGAAATACACAAAAGAGTAGCCTATGTACCTGGTGATGTGAATCTCTGGTCAAACTTAACTGGTGGTGAGGTTATTGATCTATTTGTTAAACTTCGAGGCTCAAATAATAAGAATCGTCGGGAAGAACTTATAGAAAAATTTGATCTGGATCCTTCTAAAAAATGCCGTAGTTATTCCAAAGGTAACAGACAAAAGGTTGCCCTAGTTGCTGCTTTCGCAGCCGAAGCTGACCTCTATATCTTAGACGAGCCTACTTCTGGTCTAGATCCTTTAATGGAAAGGGTTTTCCAGCAATGTGTCATGGATATAAAAAGACAGGGTAAAAGTATATTGCTCTCCAGTCACATTCTTTCTGAGGTAGAAAAACTATGTGATAAAGTAAGCATCATACGTGAAGGGAAGATTATTGAAGCAGGTTCTTTGGATGAATTACGACATCTAACACGAACAAGTATGTCTATTAAAACCAGAGAAGAAATACCTTCTCTTGATGAAGTCAAAGGAATTCATGATATTCAAGAAAAAGATGATCTTCTGACTTTTCAAGTAGATACTGAAGAATTAAGTGATATTATTAAATATATAAGCAAATATGATCTTGTAAAACTAGAAAGTACAGGACCCAAACTAGAAGATTTATTCATGCGTCACTATGAAGGAGACGGAGGTGTGTGATAATGTCTAAAAATCAATTTCAAAACACAGGACAACTAGCAAAATTTATTTTACATAGAGATAGAGTCAGAATTCCTATCTGGATAATTGCAATTACTTTACTTACAATAATTATTGCACCGGCCTTCACTGAACTATTTCCCACAGATCAAGATATTCATGCAATAGCTGAAACAATGAGAAACCCGGCCATGACAGCAATGGTAGGTCCTGGCTACGGACTTGATAATTATACATACGGTGCCATGATGTCACATATGATGCTTCTTTTTACTGCTTTTGCAGTTGCTATTATGAGCATCTTTATCGTAATACGTCATACCAGAGGCGATGAAGAAAGTGGTCGCATTGAAGTAATTTGTTCTCTACCTGTAGGACGCTTATCTAATCTGGCTTCTACTATAATCGTATCTATTGGCGTGAATATACTACTAGGTTTAGTAGTAGCTATAGGATTAGCTGTACTTGGCATTGAAAGCATAGATTTACAAGGCTCAATTTTATATGGGGCTGTTTTAACTGCAACTGGCATATTCTTCACTGCTATTACAGCTCTATTTGCTCAACTCACAGAAAATACTAGAGGAGCTATTGGCTATTCATTTACTTTTTTAGGCCTGAGTTATTTATTACGTTCAATTGGTGATGTTAGTAGTGAAGTACTTTCCTTAATATCACCACTTGGTCTAATCTTACGAGCCGAAGTTTATGTAAATAATTACTGGTGGCCTGTTATAATTACTGTTCTTGCTGCTATTCCTTTTCTGATACTAGCTTTCTACCTTAACGCTATTCGAGACCTTGAAGCAGGACTGATACCATCAAAAGGGGGAAGAATTAATGCTTCTAGATTCTTACAAAGTCCTTTGGGCCTGGCCTTAAGATTACAACGTACTACTATAATTTCCTGGTTGATAGGGGCCTTTGTGCTGGGGGCATCATATGGTTCAGTTGCTGGTGATTTAGATACATTTTTAGAGGCCAATGAAATGTATAGACAGATATTCGCAATTGAAGGTGGACTTCCTATATTAGAACAATTCATATCTATCTTAATGTCAGTGATAGCAATAATCTGTGCCGTTCCTGCTGTTTTGCTTTTTTTAAAACTCAAGAAGGAAGAAATGAAAAATCGAACAGAGCATCTTTATGCAAGAGCAGTCTCTCGCAACAAGGTAATGGGAAGTTTTTTAGCTATCTCTCTTGCCGTTGGCTTTTCGACTCTTTTCCTGGCTGCTTTTGGTTTATGGGCTACTGCAGCTACAGTAATGGAAGACCCTATTTCTTTTAGCACTATCTTTAATTCTGCTATGATTTATTTACCATCAACATTTGTGATTATTGGTATTTCTGGGTTTTTAATAGGCTTTTTTCCAAAGCGAACAATTATAAGCTGGGTATACCTAATCTATTCATTTTTTGTGGTATATTTAGGTGGAATACTACAATTTCCAGATTGGATGGAAAGTCTAAGCCCTTATGGTATTGTTCCTCAATTGCCTATTGATGAGATGAATTGGGCTATAGTTATAGGAGTTATTCTCATTGCACTATTCTTTACTGTAGCCGGCTTTTTTGGCTATAACAGAAGGGACTTAGCGGGTTAGGGATTGGATGATAAAAATCAAAAAGACAGATTGCTAATTTGACATTCTGTCTTTTTGATTAATTACTTAAATCTATTTTAATAGCTCCTTTAAAACATCAATAAGGTATTGTCTTTTTTGGCATTTTTCAAAACTAAAGGCTTCTCTATGCATTTCTTTTATTTCATCAACAGTCATGTCAAGAAATTGGTCTGCATATAAAGGGGCAATAGTATTAGCAATAGAACTAGTTATAGCCTGTCTACCTAATTTAAAGTATCCTCTGCCATTATAATCTAGGCTATAATCCTTCATATGTTCTGCTGTAAGATCAGCAACTTTTCTTACAATATTTAATGCTTCACTACGGACAAGTCCACGATCTCTAGAAGTCCAGACATCTAAGCC
The genomic region above belongs to Halanaerobiaceae bacterium ANBcell28 and contains:
- a CDS encoding isocitrate lyase/phosphoenolpyruvate mutase family protein — translated: MNKYNLLKTLINDSETLVVPDAYDGLSAKMIELCGFKAVQCSGYSMSISKMLKDETLLTLEDNLKRTKEIVAAVDVPVIADGEDGYGNKNIFRQNIIKFIETGIAGINIEDQILWDPYCSEKIVSMDKMTDKVDEVIKIKKEMGIENFVLNARTDALRSLDNREKALGLAIERANTYLDLGADICFIAYVKTKSEIEILAREIDGPISIAAGLPYNIDEFSINDCIELGIARVSLPTLLISGVMKNMKSILDRVREEGSFEEVKNQMIDYQYLQKIF
- a CDS encoding LysM peptidoglycan-binding domain-containing protein encodes the protein MLSQCPPNTFAYTIRAGDTFYSIARRYNTTVSALISANPNVDYDRLQVGRRICVPRQRHYSPCPEGNYYTIRAGDTFFSIARRFNISVDDLRQANPYFDPDFLRVGEVICIPVATPPPRCPAGSRRYTIRRGDTYYSIAQRLNTSVQELKRLNPGINPEYLLIGQEICVPARR
- a CDS encoding MarR family transcriptional regulator gives rise to the protein MNNKKNHTELRELIRSFERKLGLLDEEMSCCGITLAQCQALVEIGRAKSISLKQLAELLNLEKSTVSRTVNSLVENGYVERRTDPEDRRYIKISLSKDGEKLFTTIESDMDRYFEIIFNSLPENKKDQVLESLELLLKAVDQIDCC
- a CDS encoding ABC transporter ATP-binding protein, with the translated sequence MAVIKASNLKKNFGKAKALDGVDLEVNKGEIYGFIGPNGAGKTTTIRILLGIIKADEGYASIFGKDAWNDAVEIHKRVAYVPGDVNLWSNLTGGEVIDLFVKLRGSNNKNRREELIEKFDLDPSKKCRSYSKGNRQKVALVAAFAAEADLYILDEPTSGLDPLMERVFQQCVMDIKRQGKSILLSSHILSEVEKLCDKVSIIREGKIIEAGSLDELRHLTRTSMSIKTREEIPSLDEVKGIHDIQEKDDLLTFQVDTEELSDIIKYISKYDLVKLESTGPKLEDLFMRHYEGDGGV
- a CDS encoding DUF2892 domain-containing protein, producing MQNVGKIDRTIRIILGLIFFSFIFVVEGDNRFLLIIAGAIPFFTGMARYCPIYKKLGISTNKEENN
- a CDS encoding spore coat protein — encoded protein: MNLTQKEKTLLKDQKSHEEICIEKYTNYAQQAQDPELKNLFNSYADQERQHLNTINQILSGSVPQTGGNSQGNQQGSNQNMQQSMQNQNSNQASKQNMQQSQNQSQNQGNQAGMTNQKDAKLCTDLLMTEKYVSGTYDTAIFECTDSNIRSALNHIQKEEQQHGEGIFNYMQNNGMYNPQ